The Halococcus hamelinensis 100A6 nucleotide sequence AACAGGTCCTCTGTCATCGCCGTGAGTACTCGCCGACCGCGAAAAACGGTGACGAAACCGGTGGAAATCCAGGCTGTTCTGGGGTACCGGTAATCCAGCCGCGAGAACCGTTGGCCCGCCGTCGTCACGACGGTTCGAGGAGACCGATCGCACGGTGGGATTTAAGACGACAGCCCGAGACGTTCGTACGGTATGTCACAACACAGCGATGACGAAACATGGACGGCGGCGGATTCACCCGTGAACGAACCGGAGGAGGGCGGGGAAGATCGGGAACTGGAGACCAGAGCGGGAAGCGACCGCCGAACGTTTCTGAAGGGATCCGCCGTCGCGCTCGGGGCGGGGGCGCTGTCGGTGAGCGCCGGTCGCGCGTCCGCGTGGGACGACGAACGCGAGCGGATCGACCGGGTCGATACGGCCACCAGCAGCGACGGGATGGTCGCCGCGAGCGACCCGCGAGCGGTCACGGCCGGCACCGACGTGCTCGACGCGGGCGGCAACGCGGTCGACGCGGCGGTCGCGGTCCAGTTCGCGCTCAACGCCGTCCAGCCACACACCTCGGGCCTCGGCGGTGGCGGTTTCATGGTGGTCTACGACGCCGAGGAGGACGAGCTCTACGCGATCGACAACCGCGAACGCGCGCCCTTCGGCGCGACACCCGACATGTTCCTCGACGATGGCGAACCCATCCCGTTCGAGACGCGCATCACGCTCGGCCAGGCGGTCGGGGTTCCCGGGACGTTCAAGGCGTGCGACGTCGCGCTGAAGCGCTTCGGCACCCACGAGGTCGAGGAGCTGATCCAGCCCGCCATCGACCTCGCCAACGGAGCCCGGGTCGACGACTACCTCGCTCGCACGATCGAGGAGGAACACGGGAAGTTCAACGACGCCGCCCGCGCGGTGTTCGCACCCGGCGGCGAACCGCTCGGCGTCGGCGACGAACTCGTCCAGCCCGACCTCGCGTCGACGTTCGAGACGGTCGCCGAGGAGGGCGTCGGGGCCGTCTACAAGGGGGAGGTCGGCGAGGCGCTCGCCGAGACCGTCCAGGAGAACGGCGGGAGCATGACCCCCGCCGACCTCGGGGCGTACAACGTCACGATCGACATCCCGGAGTACGTCGAGTACGGCGACGTCACGGTGCGAACCCAGCCGCTGCCGAGCTCCGGCGGGCTGACGATCGCGGGGATCCTCGCGCTGCTCGAACCGCTGGACCTCGGCCAGTACGACCGCCAGTCGATCGAGGTCTACCAGCGGCTCGCCGAAGTCTTCAAACTCGCCTACGCCGACCGCGGCGAGTACATGGGCGACAAGCAGTTCGTGGACGCCCCGTGGCAGGGGCTGCTGGACCCGGACTACCTCGACGAACGCCGCGGGATGATCAGCTACGAGCGGGCGACGACCGGGACACAGGAGCCCGGCGACCCGTGGAGCTATCAGCCCGGGTCGCCCTACGCGATCGACCCGCTCACTCCCGACGACGTGGGCGCGATTCAGGACGCACCGCGCCCGTCGATAGCGAACCCGCTCGGCAGCACGACCCACTTCACCACCGCCGACGCGGAGGGAAACTTGGTCTCGTGGACGAGCACCATCGAACAGCTGTTCGGGAGCGGGCTGATGGTACCCGACTACGGGTTCATGCTCAACAACGAGCTCACCGACTTCGACGCCCAGCCCGGCGGGCCGAACGAGGTCCAGCCGTTGAAACGCCCGCTCAGTTCGACGAGCCCCACCATCGTCTTCCGCGACGGCGAGCCGTTCCTCACCGTCGGGTCGCCCGGCGGCACGACCATCATCACGACCGTCGCGGAAGTGATCTTGAACCTCGTGGAGTTCGACATGGACCTCGCAGAGGCGGTCGCCGAACCGCGCTTCTACGGCAACTCCGGTCCGACGGTCTACCCCGAAGCCTCCGTTCCCGAAGGGATACAGAGCGGGCTTCGCGAGCGGGGATACGACGTCTCACCCTTCACGACGCTCGGCAACGTCATGGCGATCCAGATCGATCAGCAGACGGGCGAGTACACCGGGGCGGCGGACTTCCGGAACGGCGGGGTTGCGTACGGTCCCTGAAGCCACACGTCGAGTTACGCCTCGAATGAGTCCCGGAGCCCGTCGGCGACCACCTCGATCGCGTCGCGGCTCCGGTCGACGACGTCGGTCATGCTGATGAAGCCGTGGATCATCCCCTCGAAGTGCTCGTGGTCGACCGCCACACCCGCTTCGCGGAGGCGGTCGGCGTAGGCATAGCCCTCGTCGCGGAGCGGGTCGAACCCGCCGGTGATGAGCGTCGCCGGCGGGAGACCCGAGAGGTCGCGGGCGAGCAGCGGTGCGGCGTACTCGTTGCGGGCGTCGGTCGCGCGCGGGATGTAGCGCTCGTAGAACCACGCCATGTCGTCGCGTTCGAGGAAGTAGCCCTCGCCGTTCTCCGCGTAGGAGTCGAACTCGTGGAGCGGGGGCGAAGCGACCGCCGGGTAGACCAGTGATTGATGACACAGGTCGGGGCCGTCTCGGTCGCGCGCCATGAGGGTGACGGCGGCGGTGAGGTTGCCGCCGGCGCTGTCGCCGCCGACCGCGATCCGGTCGGGGTCGCCGCCGATCTCGGGCGCGAACTCGGCGGCCCACTCGGTGGTGGCATAGCAGTCCTCGACCGCCGCCGGGAACGGGTGTTCGGGCGCGAGCCGGTAGTCCACCGAGAGCACGAGGCAGTCGGCCTCGTTGGCGATCCCGCGACACACCGCGTCGTGAGTGTCGAGACTTCCGATGACCCAGCCGCCGCCGTGGAAAGTCACGAACACCGGGAGCGGGCCGTCGGCAGCCTCGGGGGCGTAGAGCCGCACCGGGAGCGAGCCCGCCGGACCCTGGATATTGAAGTTTCGAACCTCGCCGACGGGTTCGGGGTCCGCCGCGGAGAACAGCTCTTCGAGCTGGGCGCGTGCGGTGCCGACCGAGACGCCGTAGGTCGGCGGCGCGCGCTGTTCGTCCAGGGTATCGAGCAGGGCACGGACTTGTGGGTCGAGTTCCGAGGACATCGTTCGTTTCGAACGGCGACCAGCGACTTAATCCCCGGCGACGGCCCACGGCGGATCTCCAAACGCTTTCCTCGTCGCGGTCGGTAGGTCGTACTCGATGAGCTCCGTGAGCGCGCTGGCCCAGCAACTCGCCGTGGTCGCCGGCTTCGAGAACCCGCGGGTCTCGCTCGAACAGTACCGGACCCCGCCGGAGCTGGCCGCCCGCCTCGTCCACGACGCCGACCTCCAAGGCGACATCGAGGACCGGCTGGTGGTCGACCTCGGTACGGGAACGGGAATGCTCGCGCTCGCGGCCGCGCTCCGGGGCCCGACGGGCGTCGTCGGGCTCGACATCGACCGCGACCCGCTCCGGACCGCGGTCGAGAACCGCCGTCGGGTCGGCACCGCGGCGGACGTCTCGTGGGTCCGGGCCGACGCCACCGACGCGCCGCTCGCCCCGTCCGACCGTACGACCGTCGTGATGAACCCGCCGTTCGGCGCACAGGACGACAACGCCCACGCCGACCGCGCGTTCCTCGCGGCCGCCGCCCGCCTCGGCGAGGTGTCCTACTCGGTCCACAACGCCGGCAGTCAGGAGTTCGTCGAGTCGTTCGCCGCCGACAACGGCGGGAGGGTCACCCGGAAGTTCCGCGCCGAGCTCGACCTCCCGAACCGGTTCGCGTTCCACGACGAGGAGACGCGCACCATCGACGCCGAGCTGTTCCGTATCGAGTGGGACTGAACGGACGTTTCGGTTCGCCGCTCTCGCGTCGAGGGGTCAGCGGTCGTACAGCAGGTCGAGCGCACACCGGAGCTGATCGCCCCGGTCGGCGTCGGTTTCGAGGACCTCGCTCGACCAGTCGCCACCGTCGTACTCGAGCGCGGAGACCGTCCGCCCGGTCAGGAGGACCAGCCGTTTCGTCGCGTCCGGTTCTCGGGACGAGCGCCCGTCGAGCGGAGCCGTCCCGAGCGAGAT carries:
- the ggt gene encoding gamma-glutamyltransferase: MSQHSDDETWTAADSPVNEPEEGGEDRELETRAGSDRRTFLKGSAVALGAGALSVSAGRASAWDDERERIDRVDTATSSDGMVAASDPRAVTAGTDVLDAGGNAVDAAVAVQFALNAVQPHTSGLGGGGFMVVYDAEEDELYAIDNRERAPFGATPDMFLDDGEPIPFETRITLGQAVGVPGTFKACDVALKRFGTHEVEELIQPAIDLANGARVDDYLARTIEEEHGKFNDAARAVFAPGGEPLGVGDELVQPDLASTFETVAEEGVGAVYKGEVGEALAETVQENGGSMTPADLGAYNVTIDIPEYVEYGDVTVRTQPLPSSGGLTIAGILALLEPLDLGQYDRQSIEVYQRLAEVFKLAYADRGEYMGDKQFVDAPWQGLLDPDYLDERRGMISYERATTGTQEPGDPWSYQPGSPYAIDPLTPDDVGAIQDAPRPSIANPLGSTTHFTTADAEGNLVSWTSTIEQLFGSGLMVPDYGFMLNNELTDFDAQPGGPNEVQPLKRPLSSTSPTIVFRDGEPFLTVGSPGGTTIITTVAEVILNLVEFDMDLAEAVAEPRFYGNSGPTVYPEASVPEGIQSGLRERGYDVSPFTTLGNVMAIQIDQQTGEYTGAADFRNGGVAYGP
- a CDS encoding alpha/beta hydrolase, which gives rise to MSSELDPQVRALLDTLDEQRAPPTYGVSVGTARAQLEELFSAADPEPVGEVRNFNIQGPAGSLPVRLYAPEAADGPLPVFVTFHGGGWVIGSLDTHDAVCRGIANEADCLVLSVDYRLAPEHPFPAAVEDCYATTEWAAEFAPEIGGDPDRIAVGGDSAGGNLTAAVTLMARDRDGPDLCHQSLVYPAVASPPLHEFDSYAENGEGYFLERDDMAWFYERYIPRATDARNEYAAPLLARDLSGLPPATLITGGFDPLRDEGYAYADRLREAGVAVDHEHFEGMIHGFISMTDVVDRSRDAIEVVADGLRDSFEA
- a CDS encoding METTL5 family protein: MSSVSALAQQLAVVAGFENPRVSLEQYRTPPELAARLVHDADLQGDIEDRLVVDLGTGTGMLALAAALRGPTGVVGLDIDRDPLRTAVENRRRVGTAADVSWVRADATDAPLAPSDRTTVVMNPPFGAQDDNAHADRAFLAAAARLGEVSYSVHNAGSQEFVESFAADNGGRVTRKFRAELDLPNRFAFHDEETRTIDAELFRIEWD